GTTGTTCTGTAGGCTGCAGGGATTGGACCAAAGATTGTGTTGTTTAAAGTTTAGGGCAGTGACAAGAAGCAGCTGTAAATATGTTTGAAGACCTGATTTTTATAATTCCTTCACTCCTACCATTCAGGCTTTTCTAGTTGTTAATTGAGTTCTTGTGTTTAATTTGAATTCttctttgtatgtgttttttaatgaGATTAGCATGCTGCTGGCACCCAGGACCACCTTGTTGAGTCACCTCTTAATGCTGCCAAGTACACAGTGTGCAAGCAAGAAAATAGTCACAAATTGACTTGCATCCAGATTCTAGAATGCAGCAACCAACATTCTCCACATTTGTAAACATTAACCAAACTTTGTGTTATACATTCCATGTATGAAGCACCCATTTGATTAGCTCTACCCACAATGCTTTAATAATCACatggaacagaattttttttttcttttgattcacACAATAAATATGTTCACACTGAAAGTGAGCCTTTGTTTTCTTTGCCGGTCTGTGTTTCACTAGGCGTGTATataagtgtgtgtatgtgtgtatacatACTACAGTGTGTATTAGTTATACTGGTCAATTACTCACTTGTTTTGTTAAAGGAAAAAACTCAACAGAaaaaatgctgctgctgctgttctaaGTATCCAGCACTGCACTGAATACAGCACACCTGGTTTATTCTACAGCATAATCATTTGCAGTAATATCGTTAACACTAAAACATGAAAGTACCGTCGCCCGAGCatttacaattaaactaaaacatcTCAGTGAGTCCTTGTAAAATACATTCAAGTAGTTGACTGGTTATAATAAACTGGCTGTGTGGCCACTGGCATCCTAATACACGATTTCTGCGTGTAGTGCTGGGGGTGAGTAACGCCAACATTCACATGAACGCCCTGACAGGCTAATCTGGTCGCTAATTATTATGTTTTGCATTCTGAAGCTGAAATTGGAATCCTGTATTCTCAATGCTAAATATTAAGTTATGCATCCGAAACGTGCAATTCGGTTTGCTGAATGGGAAGTACTGTTTCGGCTTCCGTAATTGTAGTTTCCTATCTACCGTGCTAACTGAACATGCGCCGAATGCAGACGCAGTGTTTTTGTAGATGCAGGCAAAGGTAAGGGAAGGCAGAGAAATTGATAGGAGACGAATCTTGTCCCTGTAATGTGACGTTTCTAATGTCGTGGTTCGGTTTTGGATTCAACGGGTTTGGGCAAATAATACCCCGAGCCAGAGCCAATGTTGGAGTAAAGGTGCTGTTTCCGGAAAGACTCGAGAGTTGCAACTGTGATGTCGGGCAGACTCGGGTCACTCGGACCGAGAAAGATGAACGATTACCTGGGGAACACTGCTGCACTGAGATCCGGGCGACATGGAGCAGACGAGCAGTCGTGCACCGGCAGACAGGTACAAAGTTCGACCAATCTTATAACAAAACGTATCAAAGCGCCTGCCTAGCTATTGAATAGACCGCTATTTAAGGGTATGATGAATCCTTTTGACAACGGTACGCGTTGCACTGTTATTGCACTGTATGTGGTCACCATAGCAACATTTCTGCTTCAGAGAATAGATGCCACGGGGAAGAACGCTGCTTTATTCAGAAGGTGGTAGCTTGTGCGGTTTATCAgacatttgttttgcattttattcaGGTGATGTCTGCATCTCTGGGTTTGTGACTAGTCCGTCCAATCAGAATGCCTGCACCCACGTTCCAGCCACCAAGGGCTGCCAGGATGCTCTGATTGGAGAGCGGTACCTGACTGCGTCCTTCACTGACAAAATAGAATGCTGGGATATTGGAGGACTAGGCAGTCAGCCTGTCTGGAGGATGGAGCTAACCAAAACTGATACAGCAGGTAGTGcattgtaaatactgagaatggacatatattaataagaaagaaagaaggctTATTTCTGCTATTTTTTCTTCATATCATTTCCTTCTCAAGTTCAGATGGAAATACTTCAGTCGCACAGCATCTGAAGACACTCTGGGTTTTCAAATCATGAGCTTTTGAgtcacacctgagcttatttaaacaaacagtagAGACGTCAAGCGCAggtaaaacctggagtggctcAGACAGCTATGCAGAGTGAAATCGTTTTACAAGAGCTATCAAGAACACCATTCACTGTGACTCCATATCCAATGTGGGTTTAACAATGTTGAAATGAGGTATTCACCCACCCAGCTGGCCGTTGTCTTTCTCGTTTCCTCAATCAGCACTGCCCCTGGCTCCCGGGGGATATGCCTTTCCGAAGACACCCTTCTATCGGGCCCTCGCTCCACAGATCTGCGCCCGGAAGCTGGCCCTGGGTACGGAGCACGCTGTCCTGCTGAGTGCCGATGGGACAGTGTACACCTGGGGCTCGGGGAGGTAAAAACTGCCCTGTACTACAACCCTGGGGGGCTTTTACAACAGCAGGAAGCTTTATAAGGGGGAGCTGCTGAGCCAGGACAGCCAGCCCCTAGTACACTGTCACATCTAGAAacaagactccagttccacagcagtttgagccatttgcAATTTAGATTGTTTTGTCTAACTAAGCTCAGGTTCAGCTAATTCAGCTCTTTGTAAAACATATAATGGCTTAAATTGCTAttcagtgggagtcttatttccatttctGTTGTTTTGGTTAAAAAGCATGACCGACATTTCCCTAACCTCCCCGTGCCCCCTAACCTTACTGCTCTGTGCTCTCTCCAGCCATGGTCAGCTGGGTCACGGCAGTGTGGAGAGCCAGCTAGAGCCCCTGGCAGTGGAGGGGCTCAGAGGGCTGCCCATGGGGGATGTGGCAGCTGGGGGCTGGCATTCCGTCTGCATCAGCGGTAAGAACTGGAGACTAAGAGCACTGTGAAACCAAGAGGCAGGGTAACAAGAAATGGGGAGGGGTTCAACTTATAAACAGGGATTTCATTCAGATTTGTTTCCAGCTGTGTCACATCCCTGCCTTTCCCATTGGTTTATTCGGTGcccctttgtgtttgtttttctccctGGTTTCCTGTGCTGCAGCAGGGGGAGACCTGTATGTGTGGGGCTGGAATGAGGCTGGTCAGCTGGGGCTGCCCTCACGGTGCCTGAGAGCACAGGCGGAGCACGGCAGCGCTGGAGAAGGTAGGGTTTCATCATCCTCTTTGACATCggggatttcaaacaaaaaacagagcccgaatgaaaattaaacaaacacaggGTGAATGGCATTTCACTGTCTTTTAAGAAATATGGCAGTTTGACATAAAAACtataacatttatattttgaGTGTTAAATCAGGGCCAAATCCACAATGCATTTAGTCCCATGCAAAGTCGCTAGTTGTGTAATTTTCTGTTACAGAACCAGCAACAAACACAAAGAATAATTTAAgtacttattttaatatatgtatgttttaaacaCAGCAGGATGCGCCGTGGTACCTACAAGACAGGAAGCAGCTGTGACACAGGAAGGGGAGGGCTCAGAGGTGTTCATTTCAATCCAGGCTTTTCCTGCCCTGCTGGACTTGCCCGAGGAGTCAGAGATGAAGAAGATGAGCTGTGGGACACGGCATACCGCAGCCGTCACGTGTAAGTACTGCACATGTCTGGATACAGTGATAGCACGCAGACTGCACTCTGTGCTGACAATCCACTTTTCACCGAGTTGCCTGGTAGCTGTCTTGCATGGCTGGGGGTTCTCCTACCGCTCCTGAGATGCACACAATTAAAACGTTTTCTCTTGTTTTACCAACATACCATTtgccattaaataaataatgttacagCATTAAATTTGGTTTTAGGTGCTGGGGATCTTTACACGTGGGGCTGGGGTGAGTGCCACTCTCTTAAAACAtgcttatgtatgtatgtatgtatgtatgttaccCTGGGGAGGGTAAAGATGTAATTTGCCCTCTTGTGTTTCAGGTGATTATGGGCAGTTGGGACACGGCACCCCCCGGAGCTCAGACCAGCCACTGCATGTGGAGTATTTTACAAAAGAAGGTCTCTGTGTTCTTGATGTGGTGTGTGGTTCCTGGAACACTTTTGTATTGGCCTCAGAGCGAGCCGTCTCATTTGAATAATCCCCAGTGTCTTTTTAGTCCTCCAGTCACACCTCTCTGTTATGGGATAGGATCTGTACTGTTAACCCGACACAGATTTAAAAGGCTTCAGTAAAACATCTGGATGTGTACCAAGTACACTTTGAAAAGAAGTGAAAATAGATATTTTTTACTGCAACTTGTAATAGTACAGAGTACACCCGAGTTGCAGAGTTTTCTTTTCCTGCATAATAAATCTTGATGTACAGTTGCATCAATATGGTTTTCCCATGCTGAATTCCAAACACACTGGACAGCATAAAGACCAACCACAAGTCATCTGTGCAATCAATGACAGGAGCATTTTTCTATTACTAACAGAAACAACTCATCCCTTCTTTGTGTACTCATGCAGTTATGCAATAACAGACAAAGCATTTAAGGAAGTAAGTAACTTTTATTGATTAAAAgagtattatgtttttatttctattgtaTAAAAATGCTTCTTCCGTCAGTATAACTACATTTAACtaaaaaatatcaaac
The DNA window shown above is from Acipenser ruthenus chromosome 24, fAciRut3.2 maternal haplotype, whole genome shotgun sequence and carries:
- the LOC117429176 gene encoding RCC1 domain-containing protein 1-like isoform X2; the encoded protein is MSWFGFGFNGFGQIIPRARANVGVKVLFPERLESCNCDVGQTRVTRTEKDERLPGEHCCTEIRATWSRRAVVHRQTGDVCISGFVTSPSNQNACTHVPATKGCQDALIGERYLTASFTDKIECWDIGGLGSQPVWRMELTKTDTAALPLAPGGYAFPKTPFYRALAPQICARKLALGTEHAVLLSADGTVYTWGSGSHGQLGHGSVESQLEPLAVEGLRGLPMGDVAAGGWHSVCISAGGDLYVWGWNEAGQLGLPSRCLRAQAEHGSAGEGCAVVPTRQEAAVTQEGEGSEVFISIQAFPALLDLPEESEMKKMSCGTRHTAAVTCAGDLYTWGWGDYGQLGHGTPRSSDQPLHVEYFTKEGLCVLDVVCGSWNTFVLASERAVSFE
- the LOC117429176 gene encoding RCC1 domain-containing protein 1-like isoform X1 yields the protein MSWFGFGFNGFGQIIPRARANVGVKVLFPERLESCNCDVGQTRVTRTEKDERLPGEHCCTEIRATWSRRAVVHRQTGDVCISGFVTSPSNQNACTHVPATKGCQDALIGERYLTASFTDKIECWDIGGLGSQPVWRMELTKTDTAALPLAPGGYAFPKTPFYRALAPQICARKLALGTEHAVLLSADGTVYTWGSGSHGQLGHGSVESQLEPLAVEGLRGLPMGDVAAGGWHSVCISAGGDLYVWGWNEAGQLGLPSRCLRAQAEHGSAGEAGCAVVPTRQEAAVTQEGEGSEVFISIQAFPALLDLPEESEMKKMSCGTRHTAAVTCAGDLYTWGWGDYGQLGHGTPRSSDQPLHVEYFTKEGLCVLDVVCGSWNTFVLASERAVSFE
- the LOC117429176 gene encoding RCC1 domain-containing protein 1-like isoform X3 yields the protein MSWFGFGFNGFGQIIPRARANVGVKVLFPERLESCNCDVGQTRVTRTEKDERLPGEHCCTEIRATWSRRAVVHRQTGDVCISGFVTSPSNQNACTHVPATKGCQDALIGERYLTASFTDKIECWDIGGLGSQPVWRMELTKTDTAALPLAPGGYAFPKTPFYRALAPQICARKLALGTEHAVLLSADGTVYTWGSGSHGQLGHGSVESQLEPLAVEGLRGLPMGDVAAGGWHSVCISAGGDLYVWGWNEAGQLGLPSRCLRAQAEHGSAGEAGCAVVPTRQEAAVTQEGEGSEVFISIQAFPALLDLPEESEMKKMSCGTRHTAAVTCDYGQLGHGTPRSSDQPLHVEYFTKEGLCVLDVVCGSWNTFVLASERAVSFE